DNA sequence from the Cellulophaga sp. HaHaR_3_176 genome:
AGAAGATGGTGGTAGTGCAATTTTAATGAGCCATTTAGGTAGACCTAAAGGAGCTGTAAATGCTGATATGTCTTTAAAGCATATTTGTGATAAAGTTTCTGAAATAATTGGAGTAAATGTAAGGTTTGTAGAAGATTGTGTTGGTGAAGTAGCTGAAAATGCAGCTGCCAATTTAAAAAGTGGTGAGGTTCTATTGTTAGAAAATTTACGTTTTCATGCAGAAGAAGAAAAAGGAGATAAAGCATTTGCTGAGCAACTTGCTAAATTAGGTGATATATATGTTAACGATGCTTTTGGTACCGCACACAGAGCACATGCTTCAACAACAGTAGTTGCTGAGTTTATGCCAGATGCTAAATGTTTCGGATTTTTATTAGCGAAAGAAATTGAAGCTATTGATAAAGTAATGCAAACTGGAGAAAAACCAGTAACTGCAATTTTAGGGGGATCTAAAGTATCTTCAAAAATTACAATTATCGAAAATATACTTGATAAAGTAGATCACTTAATAATTGGCGGTGGTATGACATATACTTTTATCAAAGCACAAGGTGGTAAAATTGGAGATTCTATTTGTGAAGATGACAAACAAGAATTAGCATTAGAAATTTTAAAACAAGCAAAAGCAAAAGGTGTAGAAGTACATATACCTGTTGATGTTTTAGCTGCTGATGATTTTAGTAATGATGCGACTACAAAAGTAGTTCCAGTAACGGAAATACCAGACGGATGGCAAGGTTTGGATGCTGGCCCTAAAACATTAGAAAACTTTAAAGAAGTTATCTTAAAATCTAAAACCATTCTTTGGAACGGACCAATCGGTGTTTTTGAAATGCCAAGTTTTGCTCAAGGAACAATTGCTATCGGTAATTTTATTGATGAAGCAACCTCAAAAGGTGCATTTTCACTTGTTGGTGGTGGTGATTCTGTTGCTGCAGTAAAACAATTTGGATTTGAAGAAAAGGTAAGTTATGTGTCTACAGGTGGTGGTGCAATGTTAGAAAGTTTAGAAGGTAAAACTTTACCTGGTATTGCTGCAATACTATAAAAATAGATACGTTATCGGTTAACAGGCCTTTAGTGAAAGGTCATTTAAAAGCTCGAAAATTTTATTTTTAGTGAAAAATATACGATTTTCGTCGACTGCTTTTTATTAAAGGTCTTGTTATGATAAAAAAATCTATTACATATTTAAGCATTTTTTGTGCTTTTATTTCTCATAATTCTATTACTGCGCAGGCAGATTCTACTGCTATAGCTGCAGGCCAGAATATAGATACTATTCAAAAAACAACTTCTCAAATTACTCTAAAAAAGGATACTATAATTACTGTGCTTCCCGCAGGTACTTTTGATAAACCTGATTTTATCGTAAAAACAGAAGAGAAATTTAACCTTCTTGATCATCCTTTAGCTGCAAAATATGATAGCTTGTGGTTAAAAGAAATGCATGACAGCGCATCTCTTTTTGATGAAATGTATGATGAGGTTTCAAATTTAGAAATTGATGATAGTTTTTTAGCTACTGTAGATACAGAAACGCTAAAGATTCGATTAGAAAAACTGAATCAAAAATCACCATTTAATATAGAGTACAATCCATCTTTAGAAAGCGTAATTCAATCTTTTTTAAAGAGAAAAAGGGGCTTGATGGAACGTATGCTAACTTTAAGTCAGTTTTACTTTCCTTTATTCGAGCAAGAGTTATCAAACTACGATATTCCACTAGAATTAAAGTATTTAGCAATTGTTGAATCGGCATTAAACCCGAGAGCAAAATCTAGAGTAGGGGCTACTGGTCTTTGGCAATTTATGTACCCAACAGGTAAAATGTACGATTTAGATGTGAGTAGTTATGTAGATGAACGTAGCGACCCAATAGCATCGACAAAAGCAGCATGCCAGTATCTTTCTAAATTATATCAAATTTTTGGAGATTGGGATTTGGCATTAGCAGCTTATAATTCTGGTCCAGGAAATGTAAATAAAGCAATAAGACGTTCGGGTGGTTATAGAAACTATTGGAACATTAGAACACATTTGCCAAGAGAAACGGCAGGGTATGTTCCTGCTTTTTTAGCAACAATGTATTTATTCGAATATGCTGATGAGCATGGATTAAAACCTAAAAATGCTGAAAGACCATATTTTGAAACGGATACTATTGAAGTGAAGCAAATGATAACCTTTAAGCAGGTATCAGAACTGGTAGATGTAACTGTTGAAGAGTTAGAAGTTTTAAACCCTTCTTTTAAGTTAAATATTATTCCTTTTGTTGAAGAAAAAAAATACGCATTACGTTTACCACTAAAAGCAGTAGGTAAGTTCGTAACTAATGAAGATGCTATTTATGCTTACGTAGAAAAAGAAATTAAAGTAGAAGAAAAAGTACTACCAAAATTTGTAAAAGCACAAGACCAAATTAGATACAGAGTAAAGAGTGGCGATTTTTTAGGAAAAATTGCAGAACAACATAGAGTTCGGGTTAGTGATTTAAAAAGATGGAATGGACTAAGAAGTAATAACTTAAAAATTGGGCAACGATTAACAATTTATTCTAAAAACCCAGTAAATACGAGCAGCAGCAAAACAAATTCAGTTACTAAAAGTAATGCAAATAAAGCAATTGCGAGCTCATCAAAAGTGCATACGGTTAAGGAAGGAGACTCTCTTTGGACTATTTCAAAAAAATATCCTGGAATTTCTATTGAAAATTTACGAAAATGGAACGGTATTAGTGGTAAGAACTTAAAACTAGGCGCAAAGTTAGTTTTGTGCGATTGTCAACCATAATTAATATCACTCATGAAAACCATTAAAACCTTATCAATTTGTTTATTAGTTCTATTTTCCGCTTGTAAAGATGGGAAAGAGACAAAGTATTCGCCAGACTCTATCGGCGCTATTAATTCTTTGGCTGTTGTTATGGATAACGAGCTGTGGCAAGGCGAAGTTGGAGATAAGGTAAGAGAGTATTTTGCTGCTCCTGTAGTTGGTTTAACTATGGAAGAGCCATTGTATACGATTAATTATATGCCTCCTTCCGTTTTTTCAGGTAGGATAAGACATACTAGATCTGTACTTTACGTTACAAAAGACGACACTAATACAGTGATGATTAAAGATGATGTATATGCAAGACCTCAGAAAGTAGCTGTAATAAAGGGAACGAATGTTCAAGAAATTAAAAAGAACATCGATGAAAAGGCTGGAGAGATTATAAAGGCTTTTAAAGGCTTAGAGATTACCGAGGCACAAAAGAGGTTTAAAAGGTCTTTAAATAAGCAACAGGTGCTAAAGGAAAAGTTCGGAATAACGTTAGATATTCCATCTGCATATAGAGTAAGTAAGCAAGTAGATAATTTTGTTTGGATTGATCGTCAGGTTCCTAAAGGAGAAATGAGTATTGTTGTTTATGCAATGCCTGAAGATTATTTTAAAAGCGACTCTACATTTGTAAGAGATATTATTACAATGAGAGACTCTATTGGTGCAGAATACATTCCTGGTTCAGATGTAGCTGGTAAAAAGAACCATATGGTATCTGAGCCTAACTTATCTCCTCACGTTTTTCCTACTGAAATTGATGGTAAAAAAGCAGCAGAAGTTAGAGGTCTTTGGGAAATGAGTGATTACCCAATGGGAGGCTCTTATATTACTTACATCATAAATGATAAAGAAAATAAGAGAAAGCTAGTTGTTGAAGGTTTTATTTTTGCACCAGCAACTCAGAAAAGAGATAATATGTTTGAACTTGAAGCGATAATTAAAACAGCAAAGTTTCAATAGTATTTTAATTCACACGTTATAAAAATAAAACCCCTATAGCTTTAACTATAGGGGTTTCTTTTTGTCGAAATTTATTTTGAAACTATTGAAATGCAAATCCTGTTGACATTCGGAATACTAAAGCATATATTGAAATAGCTATTAGTATAAAACAACACCAAGAAAATATTTTCAAATAGTTTTTTATTAAGAAGCTCCCCAAATTCCTAAATGCTTCAAAATAAATCTCTTTAACGAGTAAAATATTCCTCATAAGTCCCCAAATTTTAAATTAACAATGGCGCAATTTCTATTAATTGTTTATGAATCAGAATTTTACTTGATAAAAGGGGAATTTCTTGGGTGTATAAAAAATAGAAGTATCTTTTTTCTTTAAACTACTTTTTTATTCGATTAAATACACAATCATTTAATGAGTATTTAATTTTTAAATGGTGGTTGAGTGTCAAAATGTGAGCTAATATTTAATTTTAAATAAAAAGAGGGACTATATAAATATAGTCCCTCTTTTTATTTTTTTTGATGGTGTTAAATTATAGCATAAATAACTTTTTTGCTAAAATAAGAACTCCACTTAAAAAATTGTTTCTGTAAACTTGAATTTCTTCGCTTGAAGAGTTGTGGTTCATTTGAGCTTCCATAGTTGAATAGATTAATTAGGTTTTGTTGGGGTATTTTAATTTTTAATAAATTTAATAAAAAAGAAAAGACAAATTAAATTATTGTTGTGAAATTGGTGGTTTATGTTGAGAATTGCAGAATATTTGTTATTCCTTCATTTCAGGAACCTCTCCATTTATTATTAATTTACCTTCTGTAGCTTTTTTAATTTCATCAATGCTAACACCTGGTGCGCGCTCTAATAAAAGAAAACCATCATTAGTAACTTCTAAAACGGCGAGGTTCGTAACTATTTTCTTTACACAATTAACACCAGTTAAAGGCAAGCTACATTTTTTTAATAATTTAGATTCTCCCGCTCTGTTAGTATGCATCATGGCTACAATTATATTTTCGGCTGAAGCAACAAGGTCCATTGCACCTCCCATACCTTTTACCATCTTACCTGGTATTTTCCAATTTGCAATATCTCCGCTATCAGATACCTCCATGGCACCTAGGATGGTTAAATCGACATGTTGACCTCTAATCATTCCGAAACTAGTTGCAGAGTCGAAGAAGGAAGCGCCTGGTAAGGTTGTTATCGTCTGTTTTCCTGCATTTATAACGTCAGCGTCTTCATCTCCTTCAAAAGGGAAGGGCCCCATGCCTAAAACGCCGTTTTCGCTTTGGAACTCTACATTAATATCTTCTTGAACATAATTTGCAACAAGTGTTGGTATGCCAATACCTAGGTTTACATAATAACCGTCTTTTACTTCTCTTGCAATTCTTTTCGCGATTCCTATTTTATCTAACATAATTATTTTCGTCTTATCGTATATTTATTAAAGCCATTAACCGCATTACTTTCTTGTAACCACATGAGTATTGGTATAGCAAATGAAACCATTCCAATCGCGCCATATAGGCCTAGTAATATTAAAGTTGAAAATATGCCTAAGGCAATACCTAAAATAATTAGCCTCATATCAATAACGGCTTCAATATTGTTAATATGTTTTTTTTCGACTCTACTACATTTTGTACAGTTTACTCTAACTTCATCACCTTCTTTCATTTGTAGATCACCTCTTGTAGTTTCACTAGACTTGTAATAATTCAATTTTTTACAAGAAGAACAAGTGTATCGCAGTCTCATTACTTTTTGGGTCTAACTGTTTTCTGTTCTATTCTTTTCTCATAATCAGATCCTTGAAAAATTCGTTGTACAAATATCCCTGGAACATGAATTTCGTTTGGATTTAATTCTCCAGCAGGTACTAATTCCTCTACTTCTGCAATGGTTATTTTTGCTGCACCACACATTACCGGATTGAAATTACGAGCAGTACCTTTAAATATTAAATTACCAGCTTCATCACCTTTCCAAGCTTTTACAAATGCAAAATCAGCTTTATAAGCTTCCTCTAGCACATACATTTTGCCATTAAACTCTCTTGTCTCTTTTCCTTCTGCAACTTCGGTACCATAACCAGCTGGGGTATAAAATGCAGGAAAGCCAGATTGTGCGGCTCTACATTTTTCAGCAAGTGTACCTTGAGGTGTTAATTCTACATCTAATTCACCACTTAACATTTGTCTTTCAAATTCATCATTTTCTCCAACATAAGAAGAAATCATTTTTTTAATTTGATGCTTGTGTAACAACAATCCTAAGCCAAAATCATCTACTCCAGCATTGTTTGATATGCAGGTAAGGTCTTTTACACCTAATTGCACTAAATGTGTAATTGCATTTTCAGGAATTCCGCACAATCCAAAACCACCCAACATGAGAGTCATTTTGTCTTCTACACCTTTTAACGCTTCTTGAACGTTTGAAACGGTTTTACGAATCATTATTGATGTTTTTATAGTTAAATTAAGTTGCTCTAATTTACTTTTTTAAAATGAAAAAGCCCTCTCTTTTGATAAAGAAAGGGCTTTTAAAATATGTTTTAATGCTATTTTAGAAATCTAAATCTTCTAAATCATCTTCAGCAGGAGCATCATTTTCTTGTTGCTCTTCTAAGTATTTAGCACAATCTAAATCAATAGACATGTTGCTAGGTTTTTTAAAATCACTATCAGAAACGTCTAATTCTTTATTTGCATAATTTTTTGTCATATAAAGGCCCCAAATAGGTAATGCCATTGAAGCACCTTGACCGTAAGTAATACTTTTAAAGTGGGTTGCTCTTTCTTCACCACCTACCCAAACACCTGTAACTAGGTTAGGTACCATACCCATAAACCAACCATCACTGTTGTTTTGTGTAGTTCCTGTTTTACCCGCAATTGGGTTTGTTAAATTATACGGATACCCTGTGATTATTTCCTTATAGACTTTAGCATTTTTATTATAATTATGTCTCAATCTTCCACCTGAACCAGATTGTACTACACCTTTCATTAAATCAACCATAGCGTATGCAACATCTTTACTCATTACATCTCTAGTTTCAGGAACATATTCGTAAAGTACAGTACCATTCTTATCTTCTATACGAGTAACTAAAACTGGATTTACAAAAACACCTTCGTTAGCAAATGTTCCAAAGGCACCAACCATTTCGTAAACATTTACGTCTGGTGTACCTAGTGCAATAGAAGGTACTTCAGGTATTTCTCTAGTAATACCCATATTTTTAGCCATATTAACAATTGCTTTTGGTCCAACTTTATCCATAAGTTGAGCAGTAACAGAGTTCATAGAATTTGCTAAGGCCTTTTTTAAAGATACCATTTCTAATGAAAATTTTCCATCAGAGTTTTTTGGACACCATGCATCTGGGTTACCATGTTTACCAGCCTCGATACAATATTCATCATCAGGGAAAGTATGACATGGAGATAAACGTAATTGGTCAATAGCGGCAGCATAAACAAAAGGTTTAAAAGTAGAACCTGCTTGTCTTGCACCTTGTATTACATTGTCATATTGAAAATGTTTATAATTTAAACCACCAACCCATGCTTTTACGTGACCTGTTTGTGGCTCCATAGACATCATTGCAGTTCGTAAAAATGATTTATAATAACGAATAGAGTCTAAAGGAGTCATTATCGTGTCTCTTTCTTGGCCTTCACTATTCCAATCAAAAACAACCATTGAAGTTGGTTTTTTAAATGAAGCTCTTATTTCTTTTTCAGTTTTACCTTGCTTTTTTAATAACCTCCATCGGTCAGAAGATTTCATTCCACGCTCCATGATACGATCAGTTTCTTTTGTCGTCAAATCTAAAAAAGGAGCTGTTTTGTTTCTTTCAGGTGTGTTTTGTACAAAAAATTCAGCTTGTAAACGCGTCATATGCTCTTTAACAGCATCTTCAGCATTTTTTTGCATACGTGAATCTATTGTCGTGTATACTTTTAAACCATCTAAATAAATATTCCATTTATCTCTTTCGCCTTCTAATGCTGGTTTAGGGTTCTTTTTAATCCAATCATTTAAAAAAGATTGTAAATGCATTCTAAAATACGTGGCTAAACCATCTCTATGCGATTCAGGTGAATAGCGTAAAGCTAACGGCTTTTTTTGTAAAGAGTCTTTCGTGCTTATGTTAATGTATTCGTATTTAGCCATTTGTGCTAAAACTACATCACGCCTATTTTTTGTGCCAACTGGGTTTCTTTTTGGTAAAGGATTGTAAAGAGATGAGTTTTTAAACATACCAACAAGCATAGCTGACTCTGAAACGTTCAAATCCTTAGGTTCTTTACTAAAATATATTTTTGCAGCAGAACGGATACCATCAGCATTGTTTCCAAAATCGTAGATATTGAAATACATGGCTATAATTTCTTCTTTAGTATATTGTCTTTCTAAACGCGTTGCAATAACCCATTCTTTTATTTTTTGAGTATATCTCTGCCAACCACGAGCAGCAGTACCTGTAAAAAGTTGTTTTGCTAATTGTTGAGAAATAGTACTTGCACCACCTTTTGTTCCTAAATACACAAAAGCTCTTAAAGTACCCCAAGCATCTACACCTGAGTGACTGCGGTAACGTGCATCTTCAGTTGCAACTAATGCATCTACTAAGTTTTTTGGTAACTCTTCAAAAGCAACAGGAGTTCTGTTATCATCTAAATAATATTTACCTAAAGTTTCCCCATCTGAAGATATAATTTCAGTTGCTAAATTTGTTTGAGGGTTCTCTAAACGTTCAAAGGTTGGTAGCTCACCTAGCCAGCCCCATGAAGCTATTAAAAATACGAATACAACAGATAGGATACCTGTTATAAATAAAATCCAAAACCATTTTATAAATTTAAAATAGTTGTTTGTTACTTTCTTTTTCTTAGCCGTTGCCATAGCTTTATTTATTACTTTTTTCTATTTGATATCCGACATCTGTAATGCCTTCTAAATTTACAATTCCATCTACACTACCATTTTTTCTCATGGCATGCGATACTTTTAATTTGTAAATACCTTTTGTTGGTAAAATGATTTTTTCTTTATACCAAAGCTTATTCTCTTTAAGGCTACCATAACCTTTACCTAACCATTGCCCATCAGGTAATGTCATTTCATATTCTAAAGTATCTTTTACTGATGATCCGTCAGGATAACCTAACTCTGCAATGATGAAAATATTGCTGTAAGCAAAAGTTTCATCATTTCTCAAATTGATAAATAAATCGTACGATTGAATAGTATCTATATCTGAGAATTGAAACTCAATTTGAGCATCTTTTTCCCATTCACCATCTACAGTAGCTTTATACTCAGATTTTACAATATTTGAATCACAAGAGATAAATAATGTGATTAACAAGAGAGCAAGAATGTGCTTAACCATTATCATTATTAGTAGGTCTTTTTCTATCGTTTCTACGCTTATTCGGATTTGCTTTTTTAACAGGCGGATTTTTTGTAGTATCGGCAGGTTTGTTTGGATTTGGTCCTTTAGCGTTCGGATTAGTGTTTTTAGCTTTTTGAGCCTTATTTCTAGGTTTGCTATTTGGATTAGGTTTTCTGGCCGGCGGATTTTTTGTGTTATCAGCAGGTTTATTTGGGTTTGGTCCTTTAGCGTTCGGATTCGTATTTTTAGGCTTTTGCGCCTTATTCCTAGGTTTGTTATTGCGTTTTTGTTTTGGCTTATCAAACCTTGTAAGGCTATCTTGCCCAACAACATTTTCAAAAACCTTTTCTATTTCTTTATCATCAGAAACTTCTAACGCATACTCTTCTATACTACTTACTTTTTCTTTATTTTTTACTTTCTCAAGCATTTCATTTACTTGATCTTTATGTAAAGGATGCCAGTTAGCCCAATCATCTTTATAACAAAACCAAAGTGTAGACTTAAATATGTCTACTTTTTGACACATAGCTAAACCTTTCTCAGTCATTATTTTGGTTTCTTGAGAAGGAAAATCTTTTAAGGCATCTAAATACACATCAAGCTCGTAATTTAAACAACACTTTAATTTACCACATTGTCCAGCTAATTTTTGTGGATTTAAAGATAATTGCTGATAACGTGCTGCTGATGTACTTACAGATCTAAAATCTGTTAACCAAGTAGAACAACATAACTCTCTACCGCATGAGCCAATGCCACCAAGCCTTTGTGCTTCTTGACGATAGCCTATTTGACGCATTTCAATTCGAATACCGAATGATTTTGCCATATCTTTTATTAACTGACGAAAATCTACGCGTTCTTCAGCTGTATAATAAAAAGTAGCTTTAGAACCATCACCTTGAAACTCTACATCTGAAAGTTTCATTTGTAGGTTTAAAGCAATAGCAAGTTCACGAGAGCGTTTTTGTATTTCAGCTTCGCGATCTCTACATTTTTGCCAAATATCTATATCTTTTTGAGAGGCTTTTCGGTATAGTTTAGGAACATCATCGTTTTTATAATCTTGATTTTTCTTTTTCATTTGAACTTTCACAAGTTCTCCTGTAAGCGTTACCATTCCTATATCATGGCCAGATTGTGCTTGAGTAGCAACAATATCACCGATAGATAATGAAAGATTTTCTGTATTTCTAAAAAATTCTTTTCTACTATTCTTAAATCTAACTTCTACGCAATCAAACGGTTTATCGCCATTAGGCAAAGACATGTTTGAAAGCCAATCAAAAACGGTTAATTTATTACAACCATCTGTGCCGCAAGTACCATTGTTCTTACAGCCCTTTGGTTGTCCGTCTTTACCAGTTGAACAACTGCTACAACCCATATTATTTATATTGATTTCTTAAAAACTAGATGTTTTTTAAGAAAAAAGGTTCATACTAAAATTTAATAAATGTAAAGATAGTGAAATTTAAATGCGACTGAAATTATAAAAAAAGCAACGATTTACTACTTTTTATATTTTAGGACCTCAGATCGCCCTTTTTTGAATATTTTATTACTTACTGTTTTGCCTTTTCGGAGTGCTTTTTGTTCTTCAAATGGCAGTTCATGAACATCTTTACACGCTGTTGAACAGCAATTGTTCATGGTTTTAGCACACTCTTCGCATTGAATGAATAGCAAGTGACAGGCTTCATTTGCACAATTTTCATGATTATCACAAGGTTTCCCACACTGGTGGCAATTAGAAATCACATCATCAGTAATTCGTTCACCTCTTCTATGGTCAAAAACAAAATTCTTGCCCATAAACTTATTTTCAAGATTATCACTTTTTACCTGTCTTGTGTACTCTATAATTCCACCCTCTAATTGGTAAACTTGCTTAAAGCCTTTGTGTTTGTAATATGCGCTAGCTTTTTCACAACGGATACCGCCAGTACAATACATTACTAACTTTTTATCTTCTTTATGATCTTTTAAATCATTCTCGATAATATCTAAAGAATCGCGGAACGTATCTACATCAGGTGTAATGGCATTTTTAAAATGACCAATTTCACTCTCGTAGTGGTTACGCATATCAACCAAAACAGTGTTTGGGTCTTCGATTAATTTATTAAACTCTTCTGCATCTACATGAATACCTTTTTTAGTTACATCAAAGGTATTATCATCTAAACCATCAGCAACAATTTTATTGCGGACTTTTACTTTTAGTTTTAAAAAGGATTTGTTGTCTTGCTCAATAGCAATATTTAAGCGTACATTTTCTAAAAAGCTAATACTATCAAGGTGATTTTTAAATAGCTCGAAATTTTCTGCAGGAACAGATAACTGGGCATTAATACCTTCTTTAGCGATGTAAATTCGACCTAAAACATCTATTTCGTTCCAGGTGATAAACAAATGATTTCTAAATAATTCAGGGTTGGCAATATGCGCATATTGATAGAAAGATATCGTAAGGCGCTCTTTTCCGGCCTCTTCGATAAGAGCTGCTCTTTCTTTTGCGCTCAAAGTATTGTACAGTTGCATGCTATACTAATTTTTTGAGTTAGTAATTAGATTAAGCTACAAATTTACTGGTTATATAGTAGTTAGGCAAGTAAATACCAATCTACTTAAGATGAGTGGGTTTGTTTAAATTAAAAAGACCTTGAGTGTGTCAAGGTCTTTAAAAGGTCATTTTAAAAATTTCTTTTTCATAGAAATAAATAATTTAAAAAAGACCAAACAACCCATTGTCAAAATAGATAATGAGTTGTTGAGTTTGTTATAGTCACAATATAGATGCGAGTTTTATAAAAAGGTTGCGTGCTAATTGCGATATGGAAAAAGAAATGGTAATTTAGCCTTTCTAATACTATAAAGATGAGCGCAGAGAAAGAAGCAAAATTAAAAGCACTAAAACTTACACTTGATAAACTTGACAAAACTTACGGTAAAGGAGCTGTAATGAAATTGGGAGATAGCGTTGTTGCAGACGTTGAGGTTATCCCGTCAGGTTCTTTAGGTTTAGATATTGCTTTAGGTGTTGGAGGATATCCAAGAGGAAGAGTAATTGAAATATATGGTCCAGAATCTTCAGGTAAAACAACATTAACGTTACATGCAATTGCTGAGGCTCAAAAAAATGGAGGAATAGCGGCTTTTGTTGATGCAGAACATGCTTTTGACCGTTTTTATGCTCAAAAATTAGGTGTAGATATTGATAATTTAATTATATCACAACCAGATAATGGTGAACAAGCTTTAGAAATTGCTGACAACTTAATTAGATCAGGAGCAATTGATATTGTAGTTATTGATTCTGTTGCGGCATTGACGCCAAAAAGTGAAATTGAAGGTGAAATGGGAGATTCTAAAATGGGTCTTCATGCTCGTTTAATGTCTCAA
Encoded proteins:
- the ricT gene encoding regulatory iron-sulfur-containing complex subunit RicT, with protein sequence MGCSSCSTGKDGQPKGCKNNGTCGTDGCNKLTVFDWLSNMSLPNGDKPFDCVEVRFKNSRKEFFRNTENLSLSIGDIVATQAQSGHDIGMVTLTGELVKVQMKKKNQDYKNDDVPKLYRKASQKDIDIWQKCRDREAEIQKRSRELAIALNLQMKLSDVEFQGDGSKATFYYTAEERVDFRQLIKDMAKSFGIRIEMRQIGYRQEAQRLGGIGSCGRELCCSTWLTDFRSVSTSAARYQQLSLNPQKLAGQCGKLKCCLNYELDVYLDALKDFPSQETKIMTEKGLAMCQKVDIFKSTLWFCYKDDWANWHPLHKDQVNEMLEKVKNKEKVSSIEEYALEVSDDKEIEKVFENVVGQDSLTRFDKPKQKRNNKPRNKAQKPKNTNPNAKGPNPNKPADNTKNPPARKPNPNSKPRNKAQKAKNTNPNAKGPNPNKPADTTKNPPVKKANPNKRRNDRKRPTNNDNG
- a CDS encoding rhodanese-related sulfurtransferase, whose protein sequence is MQLYNTLSAKERAALIEEAGKERLTISFYQYAHIANPELFRNHLFITWNEIDVLGRIYIAKEGINAQLSVPAENFELFKNHLDSISFLENVRLNIAIEQDNKSFLKLKVKVRNKIVADGLDDNTFDVTKKGIHVDAEEFNKLIEDPNTVLVDMRNHYESEIGHFKNAITPDVDTFRDSLDIIENDLKDHKEDKKLVMYCTGGIRCEKASAYYKHKGFKQVYQLEGGIIEYTRQVKSDNLENKFMGKNFVFDHRRGERITDDVISNCHQCGKPCDNHENCANEACHLLFIQCEECAKTMNNCCSTACKDVHELPFEEQKALRKGKTVSNKIFKKGRSEVLKYKK
- the recA gene encoding recombinase RecA; this encodes MSAEKEAKLKALKLTLDKLDKTYGKGAVMKLGDSVVADVEVIPSGSLGLDIALGVGGYPRGRVIEIYGPESSGKTTLTLHAIAEAQKNGGIAAFVDAEHAFDRFYAQKLGVDIDNLIISQPDNGEQALEIADNLIRSGAIDIVVIDSVAALTPKSEIEGEMGDSKMGLHARLMSQALRKLTGSISKTNCTVIFINQLREKIGVMFGNPETTTGGNALKFYASVRLDIRRSTQIKDTDGNVQGNKTRVKVVKNKVAPPFRQTEFDIMYGEGISKVGEIIDLGVEYEIIKKSGSWFSYGDTKLGQGRDAVKNLLLDNPELFEELDVKIREAITTVKS